Proteins from one Thermobifida alba genomic window:
- a CDS encoding ATP-binding protein: MTDTANTNDDSGADSDRLCVVSEFWEMPGDPVLCPDLRHRVRGSLIGFPHAADDAELVVAELFANACQHSVSGQGGKVSVSLSGLRTGLVLVSVADEGPRPDPVTGRPRSPQVRPDVHPFTVGGRGLRLVAALSTDWGRWTTEDGGHAVWAVFEPPLPAFTRCRRPW; this comes from the coding sequence ATGACCGACACCGCGAACACCAACGACGACTCCGGGGCTGACTCCGATCGTCTGTGTGTGGTCTCGGAGTTCTGGGAAATGCCGGGTGATCCCGTACTCTGCCCGGACCTGAGACACCGGGTCCGGGGCAGCCTCATCGGTTTCCCGCACGCGGCTGACGACGCCGAACTGGTCGTGGCGGAGCTGTTCGCCAACGCCTGCCAGCACAGCGTCAGCGGTCAGGGCGGCAAGGTGTCGGTGAGCCTGTCGGGGCTGCGTACCGGTCTGGTCCTGGTGTCGGTGGCCGACGAAGGACCCAGACCCGACCCGGTGACGGGGCGGCCGCGCAGCCCGCAGGTCCGGCCCGACGTGCACCCGTTCACCGTGGGCGGGCGGGGCCTGCGGCTGGTGGCGGCCCTGAGCACCGACTGGGGGCGGTGGACCACCGAGGACGGCGGCCACGCGGTGTGGGCGGTGTTCGAGCCCCCGCTGCCCGCGTTCACCCGCTGCCGCCGACCGTGGTGA
- a CDS encoding DUF4178 domain-containing protein, producing MREVILLTALALAAVVIYLLVRERRKRAAAPPPAPKPPQDPFADQGTQGDPRTIKVGDMLDFGVERVWVRGTLRLSEGGWEWAEHFVDEGGTGQRRWLSVEEDPDVQLVLWTSRPDLDVVPGPKQLTVEGVTYRLVERGTAAYRSEGTTGLRASGGMDYADYEGPDGRHLAFERFDHGSWEASLGTDVAPGSLTVYPGSN from the coding sequence GTGCGCGAAGTGATCCTGTTGACGGCCCTCGCCCTCGCGGCGGTCGTGATCTACCTGCTGGTCCGGGAGCGCAGGAAGCGGGCCGCCGCCCCGCCGCCCGCCCCCAAGCCCCCGCAGGACCCCTTCGCCGACCAGGGCACCCAGGGCGACCCGCGCACCATCAAGGTCGGCGACATGCTCGACTTCGGTGTCGAACGGGTCTGGGTGCGCGGCACCCTGCGACTGTCCGAAGGCGGCTGGGAGTGGGCCGAGCACTTCGTCGACGAGGGCGGCACCGGACAGCGGCGCTGGCTGTCGGTGGAGGAGGACCCCGACGTGCAGCTGGTGCTGTGGACCAGCCGCCCCGACCTGGACGTCGTCCCCGGCCCCAAGCAGCTCACCGTCGAAGGCGTCACCTACCGACTCGTGGAGCGCGGCACCGCCGCCTACCGTTCCGAGGGCACCACCGGCCTGCGCGCCAGCGGCGGCATGGACTACGCCGACTACGAGGGACCCGACGGCAGGCACCTGGCGTTCGAACGGTTCGACCACGGCTCCTGGGAGGCCAGCCTCGGCACCGACGTCGCCCCCGGCAGCCTCACCGTCTACCCCGGCAGCAACTGA
- a CDS encoding heparan-alpha-glucosaminide N-acetyltransferase domain-containing protein: protein MSHQQPAARHPRLPVPWPEPGRLVGVDVARALAVFGMFAVHLGVTSLGALDGPVAETAHELMRGRSSALFAFLAGVSLSLLSGRQTPLHGEPLHRVRVKILVRAALLAVIGVFADLLDTSVAIILVYYAGYFLLALPLLRLGAAALAAVAAGVALLGPQLSFLLRAALGDPGSPPASITGVGDFLLNGYYPACTFMAFVVAGMAVGRLDLRSTAVRGALAGVGAVLVLLGQGLSWLLLYPLGAVDRIAAVFVPAYFGTAAGSVSPEGWAVLRVAAEEEIASRHGTVPTDTPAWLLVASPHSGTTFEIVGAVGAALLVLVACLVAADLLRWGVYPLAAAGSMALTCYVGHLVVLAALGDPTGDAPPWMWEIFVTGALLFAAVWRARRGRGPLERLLGSAADLAVRGSGPRPSDGPPSPGAAPTEPSDPQ from the coding sequence GTGTCGCACCAGCAACCCGCAGCACGCCACCCGCGTCTCCCCGTCCCCTGGCCGGAACCGGGACGGCTGGTCGGCGTGGACGTCGCCCGGGCCCTGGCGGTGTTCGGCATGTTCGCCGTCCACCTGGGCGTCACCTCGCTGGGCGCACTGGACGGACCCGTCGCCGAGACCGCCCACGAGCTGATGCGGGGCCGCTCCTCCGCGCTGTTCGCGTTCCTGGCCGGGGTGTCCCTGTCGCTGCTGTCGGGGCGGCAGACCCCGCTGCACGGCGAGCCGCTGCACCGGGTGAGGGTGAAGATCCTGGTGCGTGCCGCGCTGCTCGCCGTGATCGGAGTGTTCGCGGACCTGCTGGACACCTCGGTCGCGATCATCCTGGTCTACTACGCGGGCTACTTCCTGCTGGCGCTGCCGCTGCTGCGGCTGGGCGCGGCGGCGCTGGCCGCCGTCGCCGCGGGCGTGGCCCTGCTCGGCCCGCAACTGTCGTTCCTGCTCCGCGCGGCGCTGGGGGACCCCGGCTCGCCGCCCGCCTCCATCACCGGCGTCGGCGACTTCCTCCTCAACGGCTACTACCCGGCGTGCACCTTCATGGCGTTCGTGGTCGCGGGGATGGCGGTGGGCCGCCTCGACCTGCGCTCCACGGCGGTGCGCGGCGCGCTGGCCGGCGTCGGGGCGGTCCTGGTGCTGCTCGGCCAGGGACTGTCGTGGCTGCTGCTGTACCCGCTGGGCGCCGTCGACCGGATCGCCGCGGTCTTCGTCCCCGCCTACTTCGGCACCGCGGCGGGGTCGGTGTCGCCGGAGGGCTGGGCGGTCCTGCGGGTCGCCGCCGAGGAGGAGATCGCCTCCCGGCACGGCACCGTGCCCACCGACACCCCGGCGTGGCTGCTGGTGGCCTCCCCGCACAGCGGCACCACCTTCGAGATCGTCGGGGCCGTGGGCGCCGCCCTGCTGGTGCTGGTGGCCTGCCTGGTCGCCGCCGACCTGCTGCGCTGGGGCGTCTACCCGCTGGCCGCCGCCGGGTCGATGGCGCTGACCTGCTACGTGGGCCACCTCGTGGTGCTCGCGGCGCTGGGCGACCCCACCGGGGACGCGCCGCCGTGGATGTGGGAGATCTTCGTCACAGGAGCGCTGCTCTTCGCCGCCGTGTGGCGGGCGCGGCGGGGCCGGGGGCCCCTGGAACGCCTCCTCGGCAGCGCCGCCGACCTCGCGGTACGCGGGAGCGGGCCGCGCCCGTCCGACGGGCCGCCTTCCCCCGGGGCGGCGCCGACCGAGCCGAGCGACCCCCAGTAA
- a CDS encoding MFS transporter gives MTTTTPPARAAARGLRGSPWATLVAISFGVMMVALDGTIVAVANPAIGRDLQASLAELQWVTHGYLLGLAVFLITAGKLGDRFGHRRMYLVGVVGFVAASVAIALSSGVAALVAFRILQGLFGAVLSPAAMGLLRASFPPHRLGRAFGLFGSLLSAANAAGPIVGGVLVSAFGWQAAFYVNVPVGAVALGLGLWLLSADRPADTGARFDLTGVALLTVAIFALVWSLVEAPTAGWTAVSTLAPLAVFGVFGTVFVLWERRPADPLLPLGMFRHPSVSIGVVLMLLMALSLMGSLFFVTFYLQGVLGLSPTRAGTFLLPLMLTMGVASPLAGRLLDRIGAKTPTVAGLVSSAAGLFLLARLDTDTAFGYVTAAFVLLGAGLSLVMTGATAAIVGNVPMRLAGVASGMQQSAMQLGGSLGTAVLGAVMSTVIVATLPGHYRAAGLAAPDAGQAADMQSTVAQGGAVVPDGAAAEVVHAVTRASHAAFLDGLHLAFGIAAVVMAAAAGLALFMRTARAAEPAVHV, from the coding sequence TTGACCACCACGACTCCACCTGCCCGAGCCGCGGCACGCGGCCTGCGCGGCAGTCCCTGGGCCACCCTGGTGGCCATCTCCTTCGGCGTGATGATGGTGGCGCTGGACGGCACCATCGTCGCGGTCGCCAACCCCGCGATCGGCCGCGACCTCCAGGCGTCCCTGGCCGAACTCCAGTGGGTCACCCACGGCTACCTGCTGGGCCTGGCCGTGTTCCTGATCACCGCGGGCAAGCTCGGCGACCGCTTCGGCCACCGCCGCATGTACCTGGTGGGCGTGGTGGGGTTCGTCGCGGCCTCCGTGGCGATCGCCCTGTCGTCGGGCGTGGCCGCGCTGGTGGCCTTCCGCATCCTCCAGGGACTGTTCGGCGCGGTCCTCAGCCCCGCCGCGATGGGCCTGCTGCGCGCCAGCTTCCCGCCGCACCGGCTGGGCCGCGCCTTCGGCCTGTTCGGCAGCCTGCTCAGCGCCGCCAACGCCGCCGGGCCGATCGTCGGCGGCGTGCTGGTCAGCGCGTTCGGCTGGCAGGCCGCGTTCTACGTGAACGTGCCCGTCGGCGCGGTCGCGCTGGGCCTGGGCCTGTGGCTGCTGTCGGCGGACCGGCCCGCCGACACCGGCGCCCGCTTCGACCTGACCGGGGTCGCCCTGCTCACCGTCGCGATCTTCGCCCTGGTGTGGTCGCTGGTGGAGGCCCCCACCGCGGGCTGGACCGCCGTGTCCACCCTCGCGCCCCTCGCGGTCTTCGGCGTGTTCGGCACGGTGTTCGTGCTGTGGGAGCGCCGTCCCGCCGACCCGCTGCTGCCGCTGGGCATGTTCCGCCACCCGTCGGTGTCCATCGGCGTGGTGCTCATGCTGCTCATGGCGCTGAGCCTGATGGGCTCCCTGTTCTTCGTCACCTTCTACCTGCAGGGCGTGCTCGGCCTGTCCCCGACCCGGGCCGGGACGTTCCTGCTGCCGCTGATGCTGACGATGGGCGTGGCCTCCCCGCTGGCGGGGCGCCTGCTGGACCGGATCGGCGCGAAGACCCCCACCGTCGCCGGGCTGGTGTCCAGCGCGGCCGGACTGTTCCTGCTGGCCAGGCTGGACACCGACACCGCGTTCGGCTACGTCACGGCGGCGTTCGTGCTGCTGGGCGCGGGCCTGAGCCTGGTGATGACCGGCGCGACCGCCGCGATCGTCGGCAACGTGCCGATGCGGCTGGCGGGGGTCGCCTCCGGCATGCAGCAGTCCGCGATGCAGCTGGGCGGCTCGCTGGGCACGGCGGTGCTGGGCGCGGTGATGTCCACGGTGATCGTCGCGACCCTGCCCGGCCACTACCGGGCGGCGGGCCTGGCCGCTCCGGATGCCGGGCAGGCCGCGGACATGCAGAGCACGGTCGCGCAGGGCGGCGCGGTCGTCCCCGACGGCGCGGCCGCCGAGGTGGTGCACGCGGTCACCCGGGCCAGCCACGCGGCGTTCCTGGACGGCCTGCACCTGGCGTTCGGCATCGCCGCCGTCGTCATGGCGGCCGCGGCTGGGCTGGCGCTGTTCATGCGCACCGCCCGCGCGGCCGAACCCGCCGTGCACGTGTGA
- a CDS encoding acyl-CoA dehydrogenase — translation MPQRDDAAAVDTAALRDLLDGRWAAVRRRAREVLRGPEFAPRHGLGMEEHRARVTGQLHTLAGTDLARYGFSPEYGGAGDVGASVVAFEMLVCDLSLMVKLGVQWGLFGGAIQALGTERHHAAYLPGVMSLEIPGCFAMTETGHGSDVQGLRTTATFDPDTDEFVVHTPDEAARKDYIGNAARDGRLAVVFAQLVTGGQRHGVHALLVPVRDADGAPMPGVRIEDCGPKAGLNGVDNGRLWFDRVRVPRTALLNRYGDVAADGTYSSPIANPNRRFFTMLGTLVRGRISVAGGAGSATKAALAIAVRYGEVRRQFSRPDRDEEVVLLDYLAHQRRLLPALARTYALHFAQEELVSRLHDGLSGEPLDDRGQRELEAHAAGLKAVATWHASETIQTCREACGGAGYLEENRLPQLRADTDVFTTFEGDNTVLLQLVGKSLLTNYRQEFGSLDTLGMAKFVAGQFLGTVVERTAARSLLDRLVQAAPGRDGEAGLLDREWQRALLEDRENHVLEGLARRLRAASAAGADPFAVFNDVQDHVLLAARAHVDRLVFEAFAAAVDRAGDAGTRTVLGMLCDLSTLSLVERERAWFLEHERLTPARAKAVTAAVNSLCRRLRPHARALVDAFGLNDEWLAAPIALGAEEARQAEQARAGEPVGASSG, via the coding sequence ATGCCACAGCGCGACGACGCGGCGGCGGTCGACACCGCGGCCCTGCGCGACCTGTTGGACGGCCGGTGGGCCGCGGTACGGCGCCGCGCCCGCGAGGTGCTGCGCGGCCCGGAGTTCGCGCCCCGGCACGGCCTGGGCATGGAGGAGCACCGCGCCCGCGTCACCGGGCAGCTGCACACGCTCGCCGGAACGGACCTGGCCCGCTACGGGTTCTCCCCCGAGTACGGGGGCGCGGGGGACGTGGGCGCCTCCGTGGTGGCCTTCGAGATGCTCGTGTGCGACCTGTCGCTGATGGTGAAGCTGGGCGTGCAGTGGGGCCTGTTCGGCGGCGCGATCCAGGCGCTGGGCACCGAGCGGCACCACGCCGCCTACCTGCCGGGGGTGATGTCGTTGGAGATCCCCGGCTGCTTCGCGATGACGGAGACCGGGCACGGCTCCGACGTGCAGGGGCTGCGCACCACCGCGACGTTCGACCCGGACACCGACGAGTTCGTGGTGCACACCCCGGACGAGGCGGCCCGCAAGGACTACATCGGCAACGCGGCCCGCGACGGCCGGCTGGCCGTGGTGTTCGCGCAGCTGGTCACGGGCGGGCAGCGGCACGGTGTGCACGCGCTGCTGGTGCCGGTCCGCGACGCCGACGGCGCTCCGATGCCGGGGGTGCGCATCGAGGACTGCGGCCCCAAGGCGGGACTGAACGGGGTGGACAACGGCCGCCTCTGGTTCGACCGGGTGCGGGTGCCGCGGACCGCGCTGCTCAACCGGTACGGGGACGTGGCCGCCGACGGCACCTACTCCAGTCCCATCGCCAACCCGAACCGGCGGTTCTTCACCATGCTGGGCACGCTGGTGCGCGGCCGGATCAGCGTGGCGGGGGGCGCGGGCAGCGCCACGAAGGCGGCGCTGGCGATCGCCGTCCGCTACGGCGAGGTCCGCCGCCAGTTCTCCCGCCCCGACCGCGACGAGGAGGTGGTGCTGCTGGACTACCTCGCCCACCAGCGCCGCCTGCTGCCCGCCCTGGCCCGCACCTACGCGCTGCACTTCGCCCAGGAGGAGCTGGTGTCGCGGCTGCACGACGGGCTGAGCGGCGAGCCGCTGGACGACCGCGGCCAGCGGGAGCTGGAGGCGCACGCCGCCGGGTTGAAGGCGGTCGCCACCTGGCACGCCTCCGAGACCATCCAGACCTGCCGGGAGGCGTGCGGCGGCGCGGGCTACCTGGAGGAGAACCGGCTGCCGCAGCTGCGCGCCGACACCGACGTGTTCACCACGTTCGAGGGCGACAACACGGTGCTGCTGCAACTGGTCGGCAAGAGCCTGCTCACCAACTACCGGCAGGAGTTCGGCAGCCTGGACACACTCGGCATGGCCAAGTTCGTGGCCGGGCAGTTCCTGGGCACCGTGGTGGAGCGCACCGCCGCCCGGTCGCTGCTGGACCGGCTGGTGCAGGCCGCGCCGGGCCGCGACGGCGAGGCCGGCCTGCTGGACCGGGAGTGGCAGCGGGCGCTGCTGGAGGACCGGGAGAACCACGTGCTGGAGGGGCTGGCGCGGCGGCTGCGCGCCGCGTCCGCCGCGGGCGCGGACCCGTTCGCGGTCTTCAACGACGTGCAGGACCACGTGCTGCTGGCGGCGCGCGCCCACGTGGACCGGCTGGTGTTCGAGGCGTTCGCCGCCGCCGTGGACCGGGCCGGCGACGCGGGCACGCGCACCGTGCTGGGGATGCTGTGCGACCTGTCGACGCTGTCGCTGGTGGAGCGGGAACGCGCCTGGTTCCTGGAGCACGAGCGGCTCACCCCGGCCCGCGCCAAGGCGGTCACCGCCGCCGTGAACTCGCTGTGCCGCAGGCTGCGTCCGCACGCCCGCGCCCTGGTGGACGCGTTCGGGTTGAACGACGAGTGGCTGGCCGCGCCGATCGCGCTGGGCGCGGAGGAGGCCCGCCAGGCGGAGCAGGCCCGCGCCGGGGAGCCGGTGGGCGCGTCGTCCGGCTGA
- a CDS encoding DUF2617 family protein: MRVAVDVPFSDTRAADLAWSVTHRPVEPLVERTVHLAGARVRLRVLGASHQVVVDHGPDRLVETVACLPDVPGGLPEEAAPRVPGTMRYHFASSVRRLGPAEFAARAAAVRDRLADRSDALSAVFPGDPLAVTALLVAAAGPVLHWLTWHAYPQSGELVATVSTTVLSPPPPGRKTPGHDR; this comes from the coding sequence ATGCGCGTCGCCGTCGACGTCCCGTTCAGCGACACCCGCGCCGCCGACCTCGCCTGGAGCGTCACCCACCGGCCCGTCGAGCCGCTGGTCGAACGCACCGTGCACCTGGCCGGGGCCCGCGTCCGCCTGCGCGTGCTGGGCGCCTCCCACCAGGTGGTCGTGGACCACGGCCCGGACCGTCTCGTGGAGACCGTCGCCTGCCTGCCGGATGTCCCCGGCGGCCTGCCCGAGGAAGCGGCGCCGCGCGTACCGGGCACGATGCGCTACCACTTCGCCAGCTCCGTGCGCCGTCTCGGCCCCGCCGAGTTCGCCGCCCGCGCCGCCGCCGTCCGCGACCGGCTGGCCGACCGCTCCGACGCGCTGTCGGCCGTCTTCCCCGGGGACCCCCTCGCGGTCACCGCGCTGCTGGTGGCCGCCGCCGGGCCGGTACTGCACTGGCTGACCTGGCACGCCTACCCGCAGAGCGGCGAACTGGTGGCCACCGTGTCCACCACCGTCCTCAGCCCTCCGCCCCCCGGAAGGAAGACCCCCGGCCATGACCGCTGA
- a CDS encoding Lrp/AsnC family transcriptional regulator has translation MASDERRPRRLPDKVDRVIIDALARDARIGVTELAEMADISRATAYNRIKRLTDDGVIRGYSAVVDHARMGLGITALILVSGSQPDWRANREIISAYPEVEYCWYVAGSADIVLLVRLADTDQLRDLILTRLQSLPGVNSTQTLTVIDEVVHRPVVRPPQDD, from the coding sequence GTGGCCAGTGACGAGCGGCGGCCCAGACGGCTGCCCGACAAGGTCGACCGGGTGATCATCGACGCGCTCGCCAGGGACGCGCGCATCGGCGTCACCGAACTCGCCGAGATGGCCGACATCTCTCGCGCCACCGCCTACAACCGCATCAAACGGCTCACCGACGACGGGGTGATCCGCGGCTACTCCGCCGTCGTCGACCACGCCCGGATGGGACTCGGCATCACCGCCCTCATCCTCGTCTCCGGCAGCCAGCCCGACTGGCGGGCCAACCGCGAGATCATCTCCGCCTACCCCGAAGTCGAATACTGCTGGTACGTGGCGGGCTCGGCCGACATCGTGCTGCTGGTGCGGCTCGCCGACACCGACCAGCTGCGCGACCTCATCCTCACCCGCCTCCAGTCGCTGCCGGGCGTCAACTCCACGCAGACCCTCACGGTCATCGACGAGGTCGTGCACCGGCCCGTGGTGCGGCCCCCGCAGGACGACTGA
- a CDS encoding DUF350 domain-containing protein, producing the protein MYLLLIDVLACLAYGVVGIALMALGYLIVDLLTPGKLHELIWSDRNRNATLIVSSNTLGVAIVVATAIATSAEGLAAGLVSTAVYGLVGLVIMALSFVLIDLLTPGKLGSIVAETELHPAAWVNASAHLAVAAVVATAIY; encoded by the coding sequence ATGTACCTACTGCTCATCGACGTCCTCGCCTGCCTGGCCTACGGGGTGGTCGGCATCGCGCTGATGGCCCTGGGCTACCTGATCGTCGACCTGCTCACCCCCGGCAAACTGCACGAGCTGATCTGGAGCGACCGCAACCGCAACGCCACCCTCATCGTCTCCTCCAACACCCTGGGCGTGGCGATCGTGGTCGCCACCGCCATCGCCACCAGCGCCGAGGGGCTGGCCGCCGGACTGGTCAGCACCGCCGTCTACGGGCTGGTGGGCCTGGTCATCATGGCGCTGTCGTTCGTCCTCATCGACCTGCTCACCCCCGGCAAGCTCGGCTCCATCGTCGCCGAGACCGAGCTGCACCCCGCGGCCTGGGTCAACGCCTCCGCGCACCTGGCGGTCGCGGCGGTCGTGGCCACCGCCATCTACTGA
- a CDS encoding purine-nucleoside phosphorylase: MSIQAHARARAAADRLRARTGVDRYTAAVVLGSGWEAAADALGAPRVELDATLLPGFVEPAALGHHGVVRSVPGHRGELLVFLGRPHLYEGHDPDTVVHSVRTAVAAGADTIVLTNAAGSLDPDLAPGRLALVADHINLTGRSPVVGPRFVDLTDAYSPELRALAREVDPALPEAVYAAVPGPHFETPAEVRMLRTLGADLVGMSTVLEAIAARELGARVLALSLVTNPAAGLGPGPVNHEDVLRTGRAAAAKVGTLLADVLKKI, from the coding sequence GTGAGCATCCAGGCACACGCACGCGCCCGAGCGGCGGCCGACCGGCTGCGCGCCCGCACCGGGGTGGACCGCTACACCGCCGCGGTGGTCCTCGGCTCGGGCTGGGAGGCGGCGGCCGACGCACTGGGCGCCCCCCGCGTCGAACTCGACGCCACCCTGCTGCCCGGGTTCGTGGAGCCGGCCGCGCTGGGCCACCACGGCGTGGTGCGCAGCGTGCCCGGCCACCGCGGCGAGCTGCTGGTGTTCCTCGGCCGCCCCCACCTGTACGAGGGGCACGACCCGGACACGGTGGTGCACAGCGTCCGCACCGCGGTCGCGGCCGGCGCCGACACGATCGTGCTGACCAATGCCGCCGGGTCCCTCGACCCGGACCTGGCACCGGGCCGGCTGGCGCTGGTCGCCGACCACATCAACCTGACGGGACGCTCCCCGGTCGTCGGCCCCCGCTTCGTGGACCTCACCGACGCCTACAGCCCCGAACTGCGGGCACTGGCCCGCGAAGTGGACCCGGCCCTGCCGGAAGCCGTGTACGCGGCCGTGCCCGGTCCGCACTTCGAAACCCCCGCCGAGGTCCGCATGCTCCGCACCCTGGGGGCGGACCTGGTGGGCATGTCCACGGTCCTGGAGGCCATCGCCGCCCGCGAACTCGGCGCCCGCGTGCTCGCCCTGTCCCTCGTCACCAACCCCGCCGCGGGCCTCGGCCCCGGTCCCGTCAACCACGAGGACGTCCTCCGCACCGGCCGCGCCGCGGCCGCGAAGGTGGGCACGCTGCTCGCGGACGTGCTGAAGAAGATCTGA